From a single Sus scrofa isolate TJ Tabasco breed Duroc chromosome 13, Sscrofa11.1, whole genome shotgun sequence genomic region:
- the CD200 gene encoding OX-2 membrane glycoprotein isoform X6 yields the protein MITFSKNHGVVVQPAYKDKINITQLGLMNSTITFWNTTLEDEGCYKCLFNTFGAGKISGIACLTLSVQPTVSLHYKLSEDQLNITCSANARPAPMISWKISGSGIENSTEILVHPNGTTSVTSILQIKDPKSQVGKEVICQVLHLGTVTDYRETVNKGFWFSVPLLLSIVSLVILLVLISILLYWKRRRNQDREP from the exons ATGATCACCTTCAgcaagaaccatggggttgtagtTCAGCCTGCTTATAAGGACAAGATAAACATCACCCAGCTGGGACTCATGAACTCAACCATTACCTTCTGGAATACCACCTTGGAGGATGAGGGTTGTTACAAGTGCCTCTTCAATACCTTTGGTGCCGGGAAGATCTCAGGAATAGCCTGCCTCACCCTCTCTG TACAGCCCACAGTATCCCTTCACTATAAATTATCTGAAGACCAACTAAATATCACTTGCTCTGCCAATGCTCGCCCAGCCCCTATGATCTCCTGGAAGAtatctgggtcagggattgagaACAGTACTGAGATTCTCGTACACCCCAATGGGACAACGTCTGTCACCAGCATCCTCCAGATCAAAGACCCCAAGAGTcaggtggggaaggaggtgaTCTGCCAGGTGCTGCACCTGGGGACTGTGACTGACTACAGGGAAACTGTGAACAAAG GCTTTTGGTTTTCAGTTCCCCTGTTGTTAAGTATTGTTTCTCTGGTGATTCTTCTGGTCTTAATCTCAATCTTACTATACTGGAAACGTCGTCGAAACCAAGACCGAG AGCCCTAG
- the CD200 gene encoding OX-2 membrane glycoprotein isoform X4 → MERLVFRSFFCHLSTFQLIWFMAAGMLCRAQVVTQDVRERLNTPASLRCSLQNPQEVLIVTWQKIKAVSPENMITFSKNHGVVVQPAYKDKINITQLGLMNSTITFWNTTLEDEGCYKCLFNTFGAGKISGIACLTLSVQPTVSLHYKLSEDQLNITCSANARPAPMISWKISGSGIENSTEILVHPNGTTSVTSILQIKDPKSQVGKEVICQVLHLGTVTDYRETVNKGFWFSVPLLLSIVSLVILLVLISILLYWKRRRNQDREP, encoded by the exons ATGGAGAGACTG GTGTTCAGGAGCTTCTTCTGCCATCTCTCTACCTTCCAACTGATTTGGTTCATGGCAGCAGGGATGCTGTGCAGGGCACAAG TGGTGACCCAAGATGTAAGAGAGCGGCTGAACACACCTGCTTCTTTAAGATGCTCTCTGCAAAATCCCCAGGAAGTTTTGATTGTGACATGGCAAAAAATCAAGGCTGTGAGCCCAGAAAACATGATCACCTTCAgcaagaaccatggggttgtagtTCAGCCTGCTTATAAGGACAAGATAAACATCACCCAGCTGGGACTCATGAACTCAACCATTACCTTCTGGAATACCACCTTGGAGGATGAGGGTTGTTACAAGTGCCTCTTCAATACCTTTGGTGCCGGGAAGATCTCAGGAATAGCCTGCCTCACCCTCTCTG TACAGCCCACAGTATCCCTTCACTATAAATTATCTGAAGACCAACTAAATATCACTTGCTCTGCCAATGCTCGCCCAGCCCCTATGATCTCCTGGAAGAtatctgggtcagggattgagaACAGTACTGAGATTCTCGTACACCCCAATGGGACAACGTCTGTCACCAGCATCCTCCAGATCAAAGACCCCAAGAGTcaggtggggaaggaggtgaTCTGCCAGGTGCTGCACCTGGGGACTGTGACTGACTACAGGGAAACTGTGAACAAAG GCTTTTGGTTTTCAGTTCCCCTGTTGTTAAGTATTGTTTCTCTGGTGATTCTTCTGGTCTTAATCTCAATCTTACTATACTGGAAACGTCGTCGAAACCAAGACCGAG AGCCCTAG
- the CD200 gene encoding OX-2 membrane glycoprotein isoform X5 — MITFSKNHGVVVQPAYKDKINITQLGLMNSTITFWNTTLEDEGCYKCLFNTFGAGKISGIACLTLSVQPTVSLHYKLSEDQLNITCSANARPAPMISWKISGSGIENSTEILVHPNGTTSVTSILQIKDPKSQVGKEVICQVLHLGTVTDYRETVNKGFWFSVPLLLSIVSLVILLVLISILLYWKRRRNQDRAVKLHSEGRDDELEAASLYTTPNGIVTVTFHETTTM; from the exons ATGATCACCTTCAgcaagaaccatggggttgtagtTCAGCCTGCTTATAAGGACAAGATAAACATCACCCAGCTGGGACTCATGAACTCAACCATTACCTTCTGGAATACCACCTTGGAGGATGAGGGTTGTTACAAGTGCCTCTTCAATACCTTTGGTGCCGGGAAGATCTCAGGAATAGCCTGCCTCACCCTCTCTG TACAGCCCACAGTATCCCTTCACTATAAATTATCTGAAGACCAACTAAATATCACTTGCTCTGCCAATGCTCGCCCAGCCCCTATGATCTCCTGGAAGAtatctgggtcagggattgagaACAGTACTGAGATTCTCGTACACCCCAATGGGACAACGTCTGTCACCAGCATCCTCCAGATCAAAGACCCCAAGAGTcaggtggggaaggaggtgaTCTGCCAGGTGCTGCACCTGGGGACTGTGACTGACTACAGGGAAACTGTGAACAAAG GCTTTTGGTTTTCAGTTCCCCTGTTGTTAAGTATTGTTTCTCTGGTGATTCTTCTGGTCTTAATCTCAATCTTACTATACTGGAAACGTCGTCGAAACCAAGACCGAG ccgtAAAGCTACATTCTGAAGGAAGGGATGACGAGTTAGAGGCAGCTTCTCTTTATACCACTCCTAATGGAATCGTCACAGTGACTTTCCATGAGACTACAACAATGTGA
- the CD200 gene encoding OX-2 membrane glycoprotein isoform X2: MERLVFRSFFCHLSTFQLIWFMAAGMLCRAQVVTQDVRERLNTPASLRCSLQNPQEVLIVTWQKIKAVSPENMITFSKNHGVVVQPAYKDKINITQLGLMNSTITFWNTTLEDEGCYKCLFNTFGAGKISGIACLTLSVQPTVSLHYKLSEDQLNITCSANARPAPMISWKISGSGIENSTEILVHPNGTTSVTSILQIKDPKSQVGKEVICQVLHLGTVTDYRETVNKGFWFSVPLLLSIVSLVILLVLISILLYWKRRRNQDRAVKLHSEGRDDELEAASLYTTPNGIVTVTFHETTTM; this comes from the exons ATGGAGAGACTG GTGTTCAGGAGCTTCTTCTGCCATCTCTCTACCTTCCAACTGATTTGGTTCATGGCAGCAGGGATGCTGTGCAGGGCACAAG TGGTGACCCAAGATGTAAGAGAGCGGCTGAACACACCTGCTTCTTTAAGATGCTCTCTGCAAAATCCCCAGGAAGTTTTGATTGTGACATGGCAAAAAATCAAGGCTGTGAGCCCAGAAAACATGATCACCTTCAgcaagaaccatggggttgtagtTCAGCCTGCTTATAAGGACAAGATAAACATCACCCAGCTGGGACTCATGAACTCAACCATTACCTTCTGGAATACCACCTTGGAGGATGAGGGTTGTTACAAGTGCCTCTTCAATACCTTTGGTGCCGGGAAGATCTCAGGAATAGCCTGCCTCACCCTCTCTG TACAGCCCACAGTATCCCTTCACTATAAATTATCTGAAGACCAACTAAATATCACTTGCTCTGCCAATGCTCGCCCAGCCCCTATGATCTCCTGGAAGAtatctgggtcagggattgagaACAGTACTGAGATTCTCGTACACCCCAATGGGACAACGTCTGTCACCAGCATCCTCCAGATCAAAGACCCCAAGAGTcaggtggggaaggaggtgaTCTGCCAGGTGCTGCACCTGGGGACTGTGACTGACTACAGGGAAACTGTGAACAAAG GCTTTTGGTTTTCAGTTCCCCTGTTGTTAAGTATTGTTTCTCTGGTGATTCTTCTGGTCTTAATCTCAATCTTACTATACTGGAAACGTCGTCGAAACCAAGACCGAG ccgtAAAGCTACATTCTGAAGGAAGGGATGACGAGTTAGAGGCAGCTTCTCTTTATACCACTCCTAATGGAATCGTCACAGTGACTTTCCATGAGACTACAACAATGTGA
- the CD200 gene encoding OX-2 membrane glycoprotein isoform X1 — protein MERLVFRSFFCHLSTFQLIWFMAAGMLCRAQVVTQDVRERLNTPASLRCSLQNPQEVLIVTWQKIKAVSPENMITFSKNHGVVVQPAYKDKINITQLGLMNSTITFWNTTLEDEGCYKCLFNTFGAGKISGIACLTLSVQPTVSLHYKLSEDQLNITCSANARPAPMISWKISGSGIENSTEILVHPNGTTSVTSILQIKDPKSQVGKEVICQVLHLGTVTDYRETVNKGKRGWAKLAVVTFVDTHLEGGERASQRPVSKGADKDENEVSRGRKTELRKPIKSVLLWQMYTAHIPHAFAEIHPLTYSSLLLTEHLLCQKFNSEDSVPTHGELLVYPGMQKGLGSGKTAC, from the exons ATGGAGAGACTG GTGTTCAGGAGCTTCTTCTGCCATCTCTCTACCTTCCAACTGATTTGGTTCATGGCAGCAGGGATGCTGTGCAGGGCACAAG TGGTGACCCAAGATGTAAGAGAGCGGCTGAACACACCTGCTTCTTTAAGATGCTCTCTGCAAAATCCCCAGGAAGTTTTGATTGTGACATGGCAAAAAATCAAGGCTGTGAGCCCAGAAAACATGATCACCTTCAgcaagaaccatggggttgtagtTCAGCCTGCTTATAAGGACAAGATAAACATCACCCAGCTGGGACTCATGAACTCAACCATTACCTTCTGGAATACCACCTTGGAGGATGAGGGTTGTTACAAGTGCCTCTTCAATACCTTTGGTGCCGGGAAGATCTCAGGAATAGCCTGCCTCACCCTCTCTG TACAGCCCACAGTATCCCTTCACTATAAATTATCTGAAGACCAACTAAATATCACTTGCTCTGCCAATGCTCGCCCAGCCCCTATGATCTCCTGGAAGAtatctgggtcagggattgagaACAGTACTGAGATTCTCGTACACCCCAATGGGACAACGTCTGTCACCAGCATCCTCCAGATCAAAGACCCCAAGAGTcaggtggggaaggaggtgaTCTGCCAGGTGCTGCACCTGGGGACTGTGACTGACTACAGGGAAACTGTGAACAAAGGTAAGAGAGGGTGGGCAAAGCTTGCTGTGGTCACATTTGTGGACACACACCTGGAAGGTGGTGAAAGAGCCTCTCAGCGGCCTGTTAGCAAAGGAGCTGATAAGGACGAGAATGAGGTAAGTAggggaagaaaaacagagctgaggAAGCCAATAAAGTCAGTTTTACTTTGGCAAATGTACACTGCCCACATACCACATGCTTTTGCTGAGATCCACCCATTGACTTATTCTTCCTTGCTACTAACTGAGCATTTGTTATGCCAGAAATTCAACAGTGAGGACTCAGTCCCTACACACGGGGAGCTTCTGGTCTACCCAGGAATGCAGAAGGGGCTGGGCAGTGGTAAAACTGCATGTTAA
- the CD200 gene encoding OX-2 membrane glycoprotein isoform X3: protein MITFSKNHGVVVQPAYKDKINITQLGLMNSTITFWNTTLEDEGCYKCLFNTFGAGKISGIACLTLSVQPTVSLHYKLSEDQLNITCSANARPAPMISWKISGSGIENSTEILVHPNGTTSVTSILQIKDPKSQVGKEVICQVLHLGTVTDYRETVNKGKRGWAKLAVVTFVDTHLEGGERASQRPVSKGADKDENEVSRGRKTELRKPIKSVLLWQMYTAHIPHAFAEIHPLTYSSLLLTEHLLCQKFNSEDSVPTHGELLVYPGMQKGLGSGKTAC, encoded by the exons ATGATCACCTTCAgcaagaaccatggggttgtagtTCAGCCTGCTTATAAGGACAAGATAAACATCACCCAGCTGGGACTCATGAACTCAACCATTACCTTCTGGAATACCACCTTGGAGGATGAGGGTTGTTACAAGTGCCTCTTCAATACCTTTGGTGCCGGGAAGATCTCAGGAATAGCCTGCCTCACCCTCTCTG TACAGCCCACAGTATCCCTTCACTATAAATTATCTGAAGACCAACTAAATATCACTTGCTCTGCCAATGCTCGCCCAGCCCCTATGATCTCCTGGAAGAtatctgggtcagggattgagaACAGTACTGAGATTCTCGTACACCCCAATGGGACAACGTCTGTCACCAGCATCCTCCAGATCAAAGACCCCAAGAGTcaggtggggaaggaggtgaTCTGCCAGGTGCTGCACCTGGGGACTGTGACTGACTACAGGGAAACTGTGAACAAAGGTAAGAGAGGGTGGGCAAAGCTTGCTGTGGTCACATTTGTGGACACACACCTGGAAGGTGGTGAAAGAGCCTCTCAGCGGCCTGTTAGCAAAGGAGCTGATAAGGACGAGAATGAGGTAAGTAggggaagaaaaacagagctgaggAAGCCAATAAAGTCAGTTTTACTTTGGCAAATGTACACTGCCCACATACCACATGCTTTTGCTGAGATCCACCCATTGACTTATTCTTCCTTGCTACTAACTGAGCATTTGTTATGCCAGAAATTCAACAGTGAGGACTCAGTCCCTACACACGGGGAGCTTCTGGTCTACCCAGGAATGCAGAAGGGGCTGGGCAGTGGTAAAACTGCATGTTAA